A section of the Saccharopolyspora gregorii genome encodes:
- a CDS encoding threonine aldolase family protein, translating to MTRTAPIDLRSDTVTRPDERMAAAMADAEVGDDVLDHDPTMRALEERAAQLLGTAAALWVPSGTMGNLIALSVHLRRGDRFLAPRGAHVLHHELGSAAWLAGGMPEPLEWDAGPGRPTADSVRAHASGDRRYDALHTTLLCLENTHNAAGGAVIPPHEHAQLAAAARDRGLHVHLDGARIWNAATALGLPPAALTVGVDTVQACLSKGLGAPVGSVVAGTSDFVAEARRVRKMLGGGVRQGGVLAAAGLVALDRIADLAADHRHAALLADGLTELGWDVTAPQTNIVLAAVPDVRLTLDRLREIGVLAVPMDGNVRFVTHRDVGERDVQEVLHRISRSGGADRPTGIPQAG from the coding sequence CCCATCGACCTGCGTTCCGACACGGTCACGCGCCCCGACGAGCGGATGGCCGCGGCGATGGCCGACGCCGAAGTCGGCGACGACGTGCTCGACCACGACCCGACCATGCGCGCGCTGGAGGAGCGGGCCGCGCAGCTGCTCGGCACCGCCGCCGCGCTGTGGGTGCCCAGCGGCACGATGGGCAACCTGATCGCGCTGTCGGTGCACCTGCGCCGCGGGGACCGGTTCCTCGCGCCGCGCGGCGCCCACGTGCTGCACCACGAGCTGGGCTCCGCCGCGTGGCTCGCCGGGGGCATGCCGGAACCGCTGGAGTGGGATGCCGGCCCGGGGCGGCCCACCGCCGACTCGGTACGTGCGCACGCGAGCGGCGACCGGCGCTACGACGCGCTGCACACCACGCTGCTGTGCCTGGAGAACACGCACAACGCGGCGGGCGGCGCGGTCATCCCGCCGCACGAGCACGCCCAGCTCGCCGCGGCCGCCCGCGACCGCGGGCTGCACGTGCACCTGGACGGCGCGCGGATCTGGAACGCCGCCACCGCACTCGGGTTGCCGCCCGCCGCGCTGACCGTCGGGGTCGACACGGTGCAGGCCTGCCTGAGCAAGGGGCTCGGCGCCCCCGTCGGATCGGTGGTGGCCGGGACCAGCGACTTCGTCGCCGAGGCGCGGCGGGTGCGCAAGATGCTCGGCGGCGGCGTCCGGCAGGGCGGGGTGCTCGCGGCGGCCGGGCTGGTCGCGCTGGACCGGATCGCGGACCTGGCGGCGGACCACCGGCACGCGGCGCTGCTCGCCGACGGGCTCACCGAGCTCGGCTGGGACGTCACCGCCCCGCAGACCAACATCGTGCTGGCCGCGGTGCCGGACGTGCGGCTCACCCTGGACCGGCTGCGGGAGATCGGGGTGCTCGCGGTGCCGATGGACGGGAACGTGCGGTTCGTGACGCACCGGGACGTGGGCGAGCGGGACGTCCAGGAGGTGCTGCACCGGATCTCCCGCAGCGGCGGCGCGGACCGGCCGACCGGGATCCCGCAGGCGGGCTGA
- a CDS encoding bifunctional sugar phosphate isomerase/epimerase/4-hydroxyphenylpyruvate dioxygenase family protein, whose translation MSTPPVERARSIATVCLSGSLEDKLTAASAAGFDGVEIFENDLIASAATPERIRAQCADLGLAIDLYQPFRDFEAVPRDVLRANLRRAEHKFDLMARLGADLALVCSSVSPEAVDDDDLAAEQLHDLAELAAGRGIRICYEALAWGRFVDTYERAWRIVRRADHPALGVCLDSFHILSRGGDPTTIRTIPAEKLFFLQLADAPRMNMDLLQWSRHHRLFPGQGEFDLAGFLGAVLAAGYAGPLSLEVFNDVFRQADPGPAAVDAMRSLLALEEAAVPAGPVVGGRSLPEPPELAGPAFVELGADAGAGERLGSTLAALGFRPAGRHRSKPVRLWEQGDARILVNTGPDRPEHRGGGALAAIGVHSADPRAATRRAEGLLAPVLPRSARPDEADLSSVAAPDGTALFFCRTGADRDASWLGDFDPEPGGTAGAGVTGIDHVAMTQPFDHFDEAILFYRSVLGLDPEPPVEFAAPFGLVRSRLVLDPGGTVRLALDSAVLRRGSWAPAVPNPQHVALSTDDVFATARAVRELGAPVVAIPDNYYDDLDARLELDPGLAARLRECSVLYDRDARGEYLHFSVAVPGSRVFFEVVQRVGGYRGRGEHNTPVRMAAHRRRRLATGS comes from the coding sequence GTGTCCACGCCGCCCGTTGAACGCGCCCGCTCCATCGCCACGGTCTGCCTGTCCGGGTCGCTGGAGGACAAGCTCACCGCCGCGTCCGCGGCCGGCTTCGACGGGGTGGAGATCTTCGAGAACGACCTGATCGCCTCCGCCGCCACCCCGGAGCGGATCCGCGCGCAGTGCGCCGACCTCGGCCTGGCCATCGACCTGTACCAGCCGTTCCGCGACTTCGAAGCGGTCCCGCGCGACGTGCTGCGCGCCAACCTGCGCCGCGCCGAGCACAAGTTCGACCTGATGGCGCGCCTCGGCGCAGACCTGGCGCTGGTGTGCTCCTCGGTGTCCCCGGAGGCCGTGGACGACGACGACCTGGCCGCCGAGCAGCTGCACGACCTCGCCGAGCTCGCCGCCGGGCGCGGCATCCGGATTTGCTACGAAGCGCTCGCCTGGGGCCGGTTCGTGGACACCTACGAGCGGGCCTGGCGGATCGTGCGCCGCGCCGACCACCCCGCGCTGGGCGTGTGCCTGGACAGCTTCCACATCCTGTCCCGCGGCGGCGACCCCACCACGATCCGCACCATCCCCGCCGAGAAGCTGTTCTTCCTGCAGCTGGCCGACGCCCCGCGGATGAACATGGACCTGCTGCAGTGGAGCAGGCACCACCGGCTGTTCCCCGGCCAGGGCGAGTTCGACCTGGCGGGCTTCCTCGGCGCGGTGCTCGCCGCAGGCTACGCGGGGCCGCTGTCCCTGGAGGTCTTCAACGACGTGTTCCGGCAGGCCGATCCGGGCCCGGCCGCGGTGGACGCGATGCGCTCGCTGCTGGCGCTGGAGGAGGCCGCGGTACCGGCGGGGCCCGTCGTCGGCGGCCGGAGCCTGCCCGAACCGCCCGAGCTGGCCGGACCGGCGTTCGTGGAGCTCGGCGCCGACGCCGGCGCGGGCGAGCGGCTGGGCTCGACGCTGGCCGCGCTCGGCTTCCGGCCGGCCGGGCGGCACCGCTCCAAACCGGTGCGCCTCTGGGAGCAGGGGGACGCGCGGATCCTGGTGAACACCGGGCCGGACCGCCCCGAGCACCGCGGCGGCGGGGCGCTCGCCGCGATCGGCGTGCACAGCGCCGACCCGCGCGCCGCCACCCGCCGCGCCGAAGGGCTGCTCGCGCCGGTGCTGCCGCGCTCCGCCCGGCCCGACGAGGCGGACCTGTCCTCGGTGGCCGCACCGGACGGCACCGCCCTGTTCTTCTGCCGCACCGGTGCGGACCGGGACGCGAGCTGGCTCGGCGACTTCGACCCCGAGCCGGGCGGCACCGCGGGCGCGGGCGTCACCGGCATCGACCACGTCGCGATGACCCAGCCGTTCGACCACTTCGACGAGGCGATCCTGTTCTACCGCTCGGTGCTGGGCCTCGACCCGGAGCCGCCGGTGGAGTTCGCCGCCCCGTTCGGGCTGGTGCGCAGCAGGCTGGTGCTGGACCCGGGCGGGACGGTGCGGCTGGCGCTGGACTCGGCGGTGCTGCGCCGCGGCTCGTGGGCGCCCGCCGTGCCGAACCCGCAGCACGTGGCGCTGAGCACCGACGACGTGTTCGCCACCGCGCGCGCGGTGCGGGAGCTGGGCGCGCCGGTGGTGGCGATCCCGGACAACTACTACGACGACCTGGACGCCCGGCTGGAGCTGGACCCGGGGCTCGCGGCGCGGCTGCGGGAGTGCTCGGTGCTCTACGACCGGGACGCGCGCGGCGAGTACCTGCACTTCTCGGTGGCGGTGCCGGGCTCGCGGGTGTTCTTCGAGGTGGTGCAGCGGGTCGGCGGCTACCGCGGCCGCGGTGAGCACAACACTCCGGTCCGGATGGCCGCCCACCGCAGGCGCAGGCTGGCCACCGGGAGCTGA
- a CDS encoding shikimate dehydrogenase, with the protein MAAIGDDGYLTGLVGAGIGPSLSPALHEREAAELGLRCLYRRLDLDRIGPPATAVGELLRAARLTGFTGLNITHPAKQLVLGHLDELSPDAAALGAVNTVVFTADGAVGHNTDWSGFARSFGRGLPDVPVDRVVLLGAGGAGAAVAHGLLTLGTGSLHVLDLDEARAAELAAALRGRFGPDRASSGGFDPAAALTGADGLVHATPVGMAAHPGLPVPADVLHPGLWVADVVYRPLETELVRTARARGCRVLDGGGMAVFQAADAFRLFTGREPDPERMLRHFETLVTEPGGPRVHAAR; encoded by the coding sequence GTGGCTGCCATCGGCGACGACGGATACCTCACCGGACTGGTCGGTGCGGGCATCGGCCCCTCCCTCAGCCCGGCCCTGCACGAGCGGGAAGCCGCCGAGCTCGGGCTGCGCTGCCTGTACCGGCGGCTCGACCTGGACCGGATCGGGCCGCCCGCCACCGCCGTCGGCGAGCTGCTGCGCGCGGCCCGGCTCACCGGGTTCACCGGCCTCAACATCACCCACCCGGCGAAGCAGCTGGTCCTCGGCCACCTCGACGAGCTATCCCCGGACGCGGCGGCCCTCGGGGCGGTGAACACCGTCGTGTTCACCGCGGACGGCGCCGTCGGGCACAACACCGACTGGTCCGGGTTCGCCCGCAGCTTCGGCCGCGGCCTGCCGGACGTGCCGGTGGACCGGGTCGTGCTGCTCGGGGCGGGCGGGGCCGGGGCCGCCGTGGCGCACGGGCTGCTCACCCTCGGCACCGGCTCGCTGCACGTGCTCGACCTGGACGAGGCCCGGGCCGCCGAGCTCGCCGCCGCGCTGCGCGGCCGGTTCGGCCCGGACCGCGCGAGCTCCGGCGGCTTCGACCCCGCCGCCGCGCTCACCGGCGCCGACGGGCTGGTGCACGCCACGCCGGTCGGCATGGCCGCCCACCCCGGGCTGCCGGTGCCCGCCGACGTGCTGCACCCCGGGCTGTGGGTCGCCGACGTGGTGTACCGGCCGCTGGAGACCGAGCTCGTCCGCACCGCCCGCGCCCGCGGCTGCCGCGTCCTCGACGGCGGCGGCATGGCCGTGTTCCAGGCCGCCGACGCGTTCCGGCTGTTCACCGGGCGGGAACCCGACCCGGAGCGGATGCTGCGCCACTTCGAGACCCTCGTGACCGAACCCGGAGGCCCCCGTGTCCACGCCGCCCGTTGA
- a CDS encoding TetR/AcrR family transcriptional regulator, which yields MAPPPPAPEPGGARPADEPRQRDAERTRAELLDVALAEFADKGYAGARVDEIAARTSTTKRMIYYYFGGKEQLYIAALERAYAAIRGVEQGLDVADLDPVAAIRRVAESTFDHHESHPAFIRLVSIENIDHGRHLAKSAELPGLGTPALEVLTGILERGRAAGLFRADVDALDVHLAISSFCVFRTANRHTFQAIFGRDMLAADRREHYRRMVGDLVVSYLTAAPEAG from the coding sequence GTGGCACCACCGCCCCCCGCGCCCGAACCAGGCGGCGCCCGGCCGGCGGACGAACCGCGCCAGCGCGACGCCGAGCGCACCCGCGCGGAACTGCTCGACGTGGCGCTCGCCGAGTTCGCCGACAAGGGCTACGCCGGAGCCAGGGTCGACGAGATCGCCGCCCGCACCAGCACCACCAAGCGGATGATCTACTACTACTTCGGCGGCAAGGAGCAGCTCTACATCGCCGCTCTGGAGCGCGCCTACGCCGCGATCCGCGGCGTGGAGCAGGGCCTCGACGTGGCCGACCTGGACCCGGTGGCCGCGATCCGCCGGGTCGCCGAATCGACCTTCGACCACCACGAGTCGCATCCGGCGTTCATCCGGCTGGTGTCCATCGAGAACATCGACCACGGCAGGCACCTGGCGAAGTCCGCGGAGCTGCCCGGGCTGGGCACGCCCGCGCTGGAGGTGCTGACCGGGATCCTGGAGCGCGGCCGCGCGGCGGGGCTGTTCCGGGCGGACGTGGACGCGCTGGACGTGCACCTGGCGATCAGCTCGTTCTGCGTGTTCCGCACCGCGAACCGGCACACCTTCCAGGCGATCTTCGGCCGGGACATGCTGGCGGCGGACCGCCGGGAGCACTACCGCCGGATGGTCGGCGACCTGGTCGTCAGCTACCTGACCGCGGCTCCCGAAGCCGGCTGA
- a CDS encoding MFS transporter, with the protein MTETRTPATPGEHRKAAWAAWIGSALEYYDFFIYGTAAALVFNKIFFPASSPATGTLLALASFGVGYLARPVGAFVLGHVGDRFGRKRVLVLTVLLMGLATVGVGCLPTYGQIGVAAPITLVALRLLQGFSAAGEQSGASSMTLEHAPEHRRGYFTSFTLSGTQAGQILATAVFLPIAAMPQEQLLTWGWRVPFWLSGVVVIVALVIRRTLDETPVFQRESAKEDREPPIAALFREHRADVLRVVVASTVAAVSTIFTVHALSYAVNTVGLERSPMLWVGVLANVVALAAIPLCALLSDRIGRKPVFIGGTAACAVLMFGYLWSISTGRYSLIFLTGILLFGIAYSAPNGVWPAFYAEMFPPKVRLSGMAVGTQIGFAVAGFSPSIAEAVGPGRDGWFAVSAFIAALCACNIVAVLTARETHRVPTDELGRRGGPAPEPVAAG; encoded by the coding sequence GTGACCGAGACCCGCACGCCCGCGACGCCGGGCGAACACCGCAAAGCCGCGTGGGCGGCCTGGATCGGCAGCGCGCTGGAGTACTACGACTTCTTCATCTACGGCACCGCCGCGGCGCTGGTGTTCAACAAGATCTTCTTCCCGGCCTCCTCGCCCGCCACCGGCACGCTGCTCGCGCTCGCCTCGTTCGGCGTCGGCTACCTGGCGCGGCCGGTCGGCGCGTTCGTGCTCGGCCACGTCGGCGACCGGTTCGGGCGCAAGCGGGTGCTGGTGCTCACCGTGCTGCTGATGGGGCTCGCCACCGTCGGCGTCGGCTGCCTGCCCACCTACGGGCAGATCGGCGTCGCCGCACCGATCACGCTCGTCGCGCTCCGGCTGCTGCAGGGGTTCTCCGCAGCCGGGGAGCAGTCCGGCGCCAGCTCCATGACCCTCGAACACGCGCCGGAGCACCGCCGCGGCTACTTCACCAGCTTCACGCTCAGCGGCACCCAAGCCGGGCAGATCCTCGCCACCGCGGTCTTCCTGCCGATCGCCGCGATGCCGCAGGAGCAGCTGCTCACCTGGGGCTGGCGGGTGCCGTTCTGGCTCAGCGGCGTCGTCGTCATCGTCGCCCTCGTCATCCGGCGCACCCTCGACGAAACACCCGTGTTCCAGCGGGAATCCGCCAAGGAGGACCGCGAGCCGCCGATCGCCGCGCTGTTCCGCGAGCACCGGGCCGACGTGCTGCGCGTGGTGGTGGCCTCCACCGTCGCGGCCGTGAGCACCATCTTCACCGTGCACGCCCTGAGCTACGCGGTGAACACCGTCGGCCTGGAGCGCAGCCCGATGCTGTGGGTCGGGGTGCTGGCGAACGTGGTGGCGCTGGCGGCGATCCCGCTGTGCGCGCTGCTGTCCGACCGGATCGGGCGCAAACCCGTGTTCATCGGCGGGACCGCGGCCTGCGCGGTGCTCATGTTCGGCTACCTGTGGTCGATCTCCACCGGGCGGTACTCGCTGATCTTCCTGACCGGGATCCTGCTGTTCGGCATCGCCTACAGCGCCCCGAACGGGGTCTGGCCCGCGTTCTACGCCGAGATGTTCCCGCCGAAGGTGCGGCTGTCCGGGATGGCCGTCGGCACCCAGATCGGGTTCGCCGTCGCCGGGTTCTCGCCCAGCATCGCCGAGGCCGTCGGGCCCGGGCGGGACGGCTGGTTCGCGGTGTCCGCGTTCATCGCCGCGCTCTGCGCCTGCAATATCGTCGCGGTGCTCACCGCGCGGGAGACGCACCGCGTGCCCACCGACGAACTCGGCAGGCGCGGCGGTCCGGCACCGGAACCGGTCGCGGCCGGGTGA